One Vigna unguiculata cultivar IT97K-499-35 chromosome 11, ASM411807v1, whole genome shotgun sequence DNA window includes the following coding sequences:
- the LOC114170241 gene encoding G-type lectin S-receptor-like serine/threonine-protein kinase At4g27290, producing MSDGETLVSNGGSYELGFFSPGNSQKRYLGIWYKNIPVKKVLWVVNRVNPINDSSGILTLNTTGNLLLTQNGSLVWYTNSHRKAQNPVAEILESGNLVIRNEGETNKEEYLWQSFDDPSDTLLPGMKYGWDLRTGLEWRYTCWKSPDDPSPGDVSRVLKLYNYPEFYIMKGTQKWFRFGPWNGLYFSGTPSVYNNTIFYFNMISNMKEIYYTYSLANSATITFTVTNETGKVYRYVWTEDDQNWTTFGYYPSEFCDTYGLCGPNGNCVDTQTQVCQCLKGFKPKSPQKWNSSNWHGGCVRNEPLICKGKDKDGFNKFEGLKVPDSTHTWLDMSIDLEECKVKCLSDCSCMAYTNSDIRNGGSGCVMWFGDLIDIRQFQSGGQDLYIRMPASELGKLKINLTLFFSFC from the coding sequence ATGAGTGATGGAGAGACTTTGGTGTCAAATGGTGGAAGCTACGAACTTGGGTTCTTCAGCCCAGGTAATTCTCAGAAACGTTACTTGGGAATTTGGTACAAGAATATCCCAGTGAAGAAAGTCCTTTGGGTTGTTAATAGGGTCAACCCCATCAATGATTCCTCAGGTATCTTAACACTTAACACCACTGGCAATCTTCTTCTCACCCAAAATGGGTCTCTTGTTTGGTACACTAACTCTCACAGAAAAGCGCAGAATCCGGTGGCAGAAATCTTGGAAAGCGGCAATCTTGTGATAAGAAATGAGggagaaactaacaaagaagaGTATTTGTGGCAAAGCTTTGACGATCCCTCTGATACACTATTGCCTGGGATGAAGTATGGATGGGACCTCCGAACAGGTCTCGAATGGAGATATACTTGTTGGAAGAGTCCAGACGACCCATCCCCGGGAGACGTTTCTCGGGTTTTAAAACTCTATAACTATCCAGAGTTTTATATAATGAAGGGAACACAAAAGTGGTTCAGGTTTGGACCTTGGAATGGCCTATATTTTAGTGGAACACCAAGTGTATATAACAACACCATTTTCTACTTCAATATGATCAGCAATATGAAGGAGATTTACTACACATATAGCCTTGCAAATAGTGCAACCATCACATTTACTGTGACAAACGAAACGGGTAAAGTGTATCGCTATGTGTGGACTGAGGATGATCAAAATTGGACGACGTTTGGATACTACCCGAGTGAGTTTTGTGACACTTACGGCCTCTGTGGACCCAACGGGAACTGCGTAGATACCCAAACACAAGTCTGTCAATGTTTGAAAGGTTTCAAACCAAAGTCGCCGCAAAAATGGAACTCGTCTAATTGGCATGGAGGATGTGTCCGCAATGAACCGTTGATTTGCAAAGGTAAAGACAAAGATGGATTTAACAAATTCGAAGGGCTGAAAGTTCCAGATAGTACACATACTTGGTTGGATATGAGTATTGATCTAGAGGAATGCAAAGTGAAGTGTTTGAGTGATTGTTCTTGCATGGCCTACACTAATTCAGACATAAGAAATGGAGGTAGTGGATGTGTCATGTGGTTCGGAGATCTCATTGATATAAGACAGTTTCAAAGTGGAGGACAAGATCTATATATCAGAATGCCTGCTTCAGAGTTAGGTAAGCTCAAGATCAACCTAACTTTGttcttttcattttgttag